One genomic segment of Burkholderia pyrrocinia includes these proteins:
- the cydB gene encoding cytochrome d ubiquinol oxidase subunit II yields MDYATLKLIWWLLVGVLLIGFAVTDGFDMGATALLPFLGKTDDERRIIVNTVGATWEGNQVWLITAGGAMFAAWPLVYAASFSGFYFAMLLVLFALFFRPVGFDYRSKRPDPRWRAGWDWGLFVGGFVPALVFGVAFGNLLQGVPFKFDSDLRVTYYGSFWALLNPFALLCGLVSLTMLVAHGAAFIKMKTDGVIARRASIALRVASFLAVVLFVLAGVLIASTIGGFHITNAAPTDTVANPLLKDVAAGSGLWLANYSEFPWMIGAPVVGIAGGLLALLLAGSKQEKTAFFCTGLMIVGVILTAGFSMFPFIMPSSLDPRSSLTVWDSTSSHKTLQVMLFAVIVFLPIVLLYTSWVYRVMRGKVTRQTLEENKHSMY; encoded by the coding sequence ATGGACTATGCAACTCTCAAGCTGATCTGGTGGCTGCTCGTCGGCGTGCTGCTGATCGGCTTCGCCGTCACCGACGGCTTCGACATGGGCGCGACCGCGCTGCTGCCGTTCCTCGGCAAGACCGACGACGAGCGCCGCATCATCGTCAACACCGTCGGCGCGACGTGGGAAGGCAACCAGGTGTGGCTGATCACGGCCGGCGGTGCGATGTTCGCCGCCTGGCCGCTCGTCTACGCGGCGTCGTTCTCCGGCTTCTACTTCGCGATGCTGCTCGTGCTGTTCGCGCTGTTCTTCCGGCCGGTGGGCTTCGACTACCGCAGCAAGCGGCCGGACCCGCGCTGGCGCGCCGGGTGGGACTGGGGCCTGTTCGTCGGCGGCTTCGTGCCGGCGCTCGTGTTCGGCGTCGCGTTCGGCAACCTGCTGCAGGGCGTGCCGTTCAAGTTCGACAGCGACCTGCGCGTAACCTACTACGGCAGCTTCTGGGCGCTGCTGAACCCGTTTGCGCTGCTGTGCGGGCTCGTCAGCCTCACGATGCTCGTCGCCCACGGCGCCGCGTTCATCAAGATGAAGACCGACGGCGTGATCGCGCGCCGCGCATCGATCGCGCTGCGCGTGGCGTCGTTCCTCGCGGTCGTGCTGTTCGTGCTGGCCGGCGTGCTGATCGCATCGACCATCGGCGGCTTCCACATCACGAACGCCGCGCCGACCGACACGGTCGCGAACCCGCTGCTCAAGGACGTCGCCGCCGGCTCGGGCCTGTGGCTCGCGAACTACAGCGAGTTTCCATGGATGATCGGGGCGCCGGTCGTCGGGATCGCGGGCGGCCTGCTCGCGCTGCTGCTCGCGGGTTCGAAGCAGGAGAAGACGGCGTTCTTCTGCACGGGCCTGATGATCGTCGGCGTGATCCTGACCGCGGGCTTCTCGATGTTCCCGTTCATCATGCCGTCGTCGCTCGACCCGCGCAGCAGCCTGACCGTGTGGGATTCGACGTCGAGCCACAAGACGCTGCAGGTGATGCTGTTCGCGGTGATCGTGTTCCTGCCGATCGTCCTGCTCTACACGAGCTGGGTGTATCGCGTGATGCGCGGCAAGGTCACGCGCCAGACGCTCGAAGAGAACAAGCACTCGATGTATTGA
- a CDS encoding SIS domain-containing protein, whose translation MLKEARESAQVVAAQIADTTRVEALAGQLLDHPPAVALTVARGSSDHAASYFASLTMSRLGVPVASLPMSVATLQQAPLKVQDQLAIAFSQSGKSPDLVNTMAALREAGARTVAAVNVLPSPLADACEHQLPLLAGPELSVAATKSYIAMLSLSAQIVAYWQRDAALTTALRGLPDVLAQAGRLDWSQAVAALAGIERMIVIGRGLGLAIAQEAALKLKETSGIQAEAFSSAEVRHGPMELIDRDYPLLVFAPPGPEQAGLLQLAQDMRARGAAVLLAAPAGTPGATLPLAQSAHPALDPIAAILSFYVMAADLAVARGRNPDTPRHLNKVTETH comes from the coding sequence ATGCTTAAGGAAGCGCGCGAGTCCGCCCAGGTCGTCGCCGCGCAAATCGCCGACACCACGCGCGTCGAAGCGCTCGCCGGCCAATTGCTCGATCACCCGCCGGCCGTTGCGCTGACGGTCGCGCGCGGCAGCTCGGATCACGCCGCGAGCTATTTCGCGAGCCTGACGATGAGCCGCCTCGGCGTGCCGGTCGCGTCGCTGCCGATGTCGGTCGCGACGCTGCAGCAGGCGCCGCTGAAGGTGCAGGATCAACTCGCGATCGCCTTCTCCCAGTCGGGCAAGAGCCCCGACCTCGTCAACACGATGGCCGCGCTGCGCGAAGCCGGCGCGCGCACCGTCGCCGCCGTGAACGTGCTGCCGTCGCCGCTCGCCGATGCGTGCGAGCACCAGTTGCCGCTGCTCGCCGGCCCCGAACTGTCGGTCGCCGCGACGAAGAGCTATATCGCGATGCTGTCGCTGTCCGCGCAGATCGTCGCCTACTGGCAGCGCGACGCCGCGCTGACGACCGCGCTGCGCGGCCTGCCCGACGTGCTCGCGCAGGCTGGCCGGCTCGACTGGTCGCAGGCCGTTGCCGCGCTTGCGGGCATCGAGCGGATGATCGTCATCGGCCGCGGCCTTGGTCTCGCGATCGCGCAGGAAGCCGCGCTTAAGCTGAAGGAAACGTCCGGCATCCAGGCCGAGGCGTTCTCGAGCGCCGAAGTCCGTCACGGCCCGATGGAGTTGATCGACCGCGACTATCCGCTGCTCGTGTTCGCACCGCCGGGGCCCGAGCAGGCCGGCCTGCTGCAGCTCGCGCAAGACATGCGCGCACGCGGCGCCGCCGTGCTGCTCGCGGCGCCCGCCGGCACGCCCGGCGCGACGTTGCCGCTCGCGCAGTCCGCCCATCCGGCGCTTGACCCGATCGCCGCCATTCTTTCGTTCTACGTGATGGCGGCGGATCTTGCCGTCGCGCGCGGCCGCAATCCCGACACGCCGCGCCACCTGAACAAAGTCACCGAAACGCACTGA
- the ptsP gene encoding phosphoenolpyruvate--protein phosphotransferase yields the protein MRRAEESQLKSPTHDQIVLLAPLTGPIVALADVPDPVFSGGMFGDGIGIDPLAGKLVAPCAGIVSHLARTGHAVTITTPQGAEVLLHIGIDTVELNGQGFAAHVEAGARVEAGDLLIEFDQDAVARSAHSLVSVIAIANSDAFEVVDRASGFATAGETPLLALRGKGEAAAQAAQAGAAAHNEVRREIVLAQPGGLHARPAARAREAVRGFDATVDVLFDGRKASIASVVGLLGLGAGEGATVELVGRGAHAQQAVDAVERELLREAHGEVEEKPARLRSPAPQTVARNVGVPIDPNTLAGVCAAPGIAVGTLVRLDDAEIVPPEQASGTPATESRQLDQALKAVDGELDETVRNASARGAVGEAGIFAVHRVLLEDPTLIDAARDLISLGKSAGFAWRATIRTQIDTLSKLDDALLAERAADLRDIEKRVLRALGHTNGAARALPDEAVLAAEEFTPSDLSSLDRQRVTALVMARGGATSHAAIIARQLGIPALVAVGDALYAIPDGTQVVVDASAGRLEHAPTALDVERARHERQRLDGVREANRQLAGVAATTADGRAIEVAANIATLDDANTAVDNGADAVGLLRTELMFIHRQAAPTVVEHQQSYQSIVDALQGRTAIIRTLDVGADKEVDYLTLPPEPNPALGLRGIRLAQVRPDLLDDQLQGLLAVKPFGAVRILLPMVTDAGELVRLRKRIDEFARAQGRTEPIEVGVMIEVPSAALLADQLAQHADFLSIGTNDLTQYTLAMDRCQADLAAQSDGLHPAVLRLIDIAVRGAAKHGKWVGVCGALGGDPLAVPILVGLGVTELSVDPVAVPGIKARVRRLDYQLCRQRAQDLLALDSAQAVRAASREVWPLD from the coding sequence ATGAGACGCGCCGAGGAGTCCCAGTTGAAGAGCCCCACCCACGATCAGATCGTCCTGCTTGCCCCGCTCACGGGGCCGATCGTCGCGTTGGCCGACGTGCCCGATCCGGTGTTCTCCGGCGGGATGTTCGGCGACGGCATCGGCATCGACCCGCTCGCGGGCAAGCTCGTCGCGCCGTGCGCGGGCATCGTGTCGCATCTCGCGCGCACGGGCCACGCGGTGACGATCACGACGCCGCAAGGCGCGGAAGTGCTGCTGCACATCGGCATCGACACCGTCGAGCTGAACGGGCAGGGCTTCGCTGCGCACGTCGAGGCCGGCGCACGCGTCGAAGCGGGCGATCTGCTGATCGAGTTCGACCAGGACGCGGTCGCGCGCAGCGCGCATTCGCTCGTGTCGGTGATCGCGATCGCGAACTCCGACGCATTCGAGGTCGTCGATCGCGCGAGCGGTTTCGCGACAGCCGGCGAGACGCCGCTGCTCGCGCTGCGCGGCAAGGGCGAAGCCGCCGCGCAAGCGGCGCAGGCCGGCGCGGCGGCGCACAACGAAGTGCGCCGCGAAATCGTGCTGGCGCAGCCGGGCGGCCTGCACGCGCGGCCGGCCGCGCGTGCGCGTGAAGCCGTGCGCGGGTTCGACGCGACCGTCGACGTGCTGTTCGACGGCCGCAAGGCGTCGATCGCGAGCGTCGTCGGCCTGCTCGGCCTGGGCGCCGGCGAAGGCGCGACGGTCGAGCTGGTCGGCCGCGGCGCGCACGCGCAGCAGGCCGTCGATGCGGTCGAGCGCGAGCTGCTGCGCGAAGCGCACGGCGAGGTCGAGGAAAAGCCGGCGCGGCTGAGGTCGCCCGCGCCGCAGACGGTCGCGCGCAACGTCGGCGTACCGATCGACCCGAACACGCTCGCGGGCGTATGCGCGGCGCCGGGCATTGCAGTCGGCACGCTGGTGCGTCTCGACGATGCGGAAATCGTGCCGCCCGAACAGGCATCCGGCACGCCGGCCACGGAAAGCCGTCAGCTCGACCAGGCGCTGAAGGCCGTCGACGGCGAACTCGATGAAACGGTGCGCAACGCATCGGCACGCGGCGCGGTCGGCGAAGCGGGCATCTTCGCAGTGCATCGCGTGCTGCTGGAGGACCCGACGCTGATCGACGCGGCACGCGACCTGATCAGCCTCGGCAAGAGCGCGGGCTTCGCATGGCGCGCGACGATCCGCACGCAGATCGACACGCTGTCGAAGCTCGACGACGCGCTGCTCGCCGAACGTGCAGCCGACCTGCGCGACATCGAGAAGCGCGTGCTGCGCGCGCTCGGCCACACGAACGGCGCGGCGCGTGCGCTGCCCGACGAGGCCGTGCTCGCGGCCGAGGAATTCACGCCGTCGGACCTGTCGTCGCTCGATCGCCAGCGCGTGACCGCGCTCGTGATGGCGCGCGGCGGCGCGACGTCGCACGCGGCGATCATCGCGCGGCAGCTCGGCATCCCGGCGCTGGTTGCGGTCGGCGATGCGCTGTATGCGATTCCGGACGGCACGCAGGTCGTCGTCGATGCGAGCGCGGGCCGTCTCGAACACGCGCCGACCGCGCTCGACGTCGAGCGCGCGCGGCACGAGCGCCAGCGCCTGGACGGCGTGCGCGAGGCGAACCGGCAGTTGGCAGGCGTTGCGGCCACGACGGCCGACGGCCGCGCGATCGAGGTCGCCGCCAACATCGCGACGCTCGACGACGCGAACACCGCGGTCGACAACGGCGCGGACGCGGTCGGCCTGCTGCGCACCGAACTGATGTTCATCCATCGCCAGGCCGCGCCGACGGTCGTCGAGCACCAGCAGAGCTACCAGTCGATCGTCGACGCGCTGCAGGGCCGCACGGCGATCATCCGCACGCTCGACGTCGGCGCCGACAAGGAAGTCGACTACCTGACGCTGCCGCCCGAACCGAACCCGGCGCTCGGCCTGCGCGGCATCCGCCTTGCGCAGGTGCGCCCCGACCTGCTCGACGATCAGTTGCAGGGCCTGCTCGCGGTGAAGCCGTTCGGCGCGGTGCGCATCCTGCTGCCGATGGTCACCGACGCGGGCGAGCTCGTGCGGCTCAGAAAGCGCATCGACGAGTTCGCACGCGCGCAGGGCCGCACCGAGCCGATCGAGGTCGGCGTGATGATCGAGGTGCCGTCGGCCGCGCTGCTGGCCGACCAGCTCGCGCAACACGCGGATTTCCTGTCGATCGGCACCAACGACCTGACGCAGTACACGCTTGCGATGGACCGCTGCCAGGCCGACCTGGCCGCGCAATCCGACGGCCTGCATCCGGCCGTGCTGCGCCTGATCGACATCGCGGTGCGTGGCGCCGCGAAGCACGGCAAGTGGGTCGGCGTGTGCGGCGCGCTCGGCGGCGATCCGCTCGCGGTGCCGATTCTGGTCGGCCTCGGCGTGACCGAGCTGTCGGTCGACCCGGTCGCGGTGCCGGGCATCAAGGCGCGTGTGCGCCGTCTCGATTACCAGTTGTGCCGTCAGCGTGCGCAGGATCTGCTCGCGCTCGATTCGGCGCAGGCGGTAAGGGCAGCAAGTCGCGAGGTCTGGCCGCTCGACTGA
- a CDS encoding family 20 glycosylhydrolase: MKRTLPSLFAGLLIAVLSPAAIPAQPAVPASGATAGIAQPTAQAANLAALLSNGLALRVAVDNNHAAAAGVPCADLGADGAACATGRLILQNRGHQAIADGGWKLYLHSIRRLLRIDRPGFALRRLTGDLYELTPQPGSVRLAPGERIELPFVAEYWLLRYSDVIPRPYVVVDGAPPAVLRYNDTDDELRYVESLPPDAQNNSTGNAPPVAARPDASRALPSVKREQPLPGTLDLRGVEFALPDLPDAQVAALRERATTLGLDGARVPVRGAVAPRRLPADIATPGGYRLAIGPRGVLIEGYDRAGLYYGVQTLFSVAPAGGGPIPAMLVEDAPRFTHRGMHVDLARNFKHPAPLRRLIDQMSAYKLNRLHLHLSDDEGWRIEIPGLPELTGIGSRRCHDPSETRCLLPQLGSGPDNRSGGGYLTRDDYVALVRYAAAHFVEIIPEIDMPAHARAAVVTMEARYRRLHAAGREQEANAYRLLDPQDTSNLLTVQFYDRRSDLNPCVPGALNFASKVIREIAAMHADAQAPLHIWHYGGDEAKNILLGAGFQPLNGTDPNKGRIDLAAQDKPWARSPACTVLLQRGEIKSIDELPTRFAKQVSAAVNANGIDTMAAWQDGIKHANGPQDFSTRHVMVSLWDTIFWGASDSARDLSGKGYLTVLALPDYLYFDFPYTLNPRERGYYWGSHATDEYKVFSLAPENLPQNAEVMGDRDGNAFEVTGTGPAPRVEGMQGQAWGEVMRNDTFLEYMAYPRLLALAERAWHRADWELPYAAGVRYKRGDTHHVDTAALQRDWAGFATLLTQRELPKLDRAGIGYRKPTFTLTNP; encoded by the coding sequence ATGAAGCGTACCTTGCCATCCCTCTTTGCCGGCCTGCTGATCGCGGTGCTGTCGCCGGCCGCGATCCCTGCCCAGCCGGCGGTGCCCGCGTCTGGCGCGACCGCGGGCATCGCGCAGCCCACCGCGCAAGCGGCCAATCTCGCGGCGCTGCTGTCGAACGGCCTCGCGTTGCGCGTCGCCGTCGACAACAACCACGCGGCCGCGGCCGGCGTGCCGTGCGCCGATCTCGGCGCCGACGGCGCGGCCTGCGCGACGGGCCGCCTGATCCTGCAGAACCGCGGCCACCAGGCGATCGCCGACGGCGGCTGGAAGCTCTATCTGCACAGCATCCGCCGCCTGTTGCGGATCGACCGTCCAGGCTTCGCGCTGCGGCGGCTCACGGGCGACCTGTACGAACTGACGCCGCAGCCGGGCTCGGTGCGACTTGCGCCGGGCGAGCGCATCGAGCTGCCGTTCGTCGCCGAGTACTGGCTGCTGCGCTACAGCGACGTGATTCCGCGCCCGTACGTCGTCGTCGACGGCGCGCCGCCCGCCGTGCTCCGCTACAACGACACCGACGACGAACTGCGCTACGTCGAATCGCTGCCGCCCGACGCGCAGAACAACTCGACCGGCAATGCACCGCCCGTGGCCGCACGGCCCGACGCGAGCCGTGCGCTGCCGAGCGTGAAGCGCGAGCAGCCGCTGCCCGGCACGCTCGACCTGCGCGGCGTCGAGTTCGCGCTGCCTGACTTGCCGGACGCGCAGGTCGCGGCGCTGCGCGAGCGCGCGACGACACTCGGGCTCGACGGGGCGCGCGTGCCGGTTCGCGGCGCCGTCGCGCCGCGCCGGCTGCCGGCCGACATCGCGACCCCGGGCGGTTACCGGCTCGCGATCGGGCCGCGCGGCGTGCTCATCGAGGGCTACGATCGCGCGGGCCTTTACTACGGCGTGCAGACGCTCTTCTCGGTCGCGCCGGCCGGCGGCGGCCCGATCCCGGCGATGCTCGTCGAGGATGCGCCGCGCTTCACGCATCGCGGGATGCATGTCGACCTCGCGCGCAACTTCAAGCATCCGGCGCCGCTGCGCCGCCTGATCGACCAGATGAGCGCGTACAAGCTCAACCGCCTGCACCTGCATCTGTCCGACGACGAAGGCTGGCGCATCGAGATTCCCGGCCTGCCCGAGCTGACCGGGATCGGCTCACGCCGCTGCCACGACCCGAGCGAGACGCGCTGCCTGCTGCCGCAGCTCGGCTCCGGCCCGGACAACCGCTCGGGCGGCGGCTACCTGACGCGCGACGACTACGTGGCGCTCGTGCGTTACGCGGCCGCGCATTTCGTCGAGATCATCCCCGAGATCGACATGCCCGCGCATGCGCGCGCGGCCGTCGTGACGATGGAGGCGCGTTACCGCCGGCTGCATGCGGCCGGCCGAGAGCAGGAAGCGAACGCGTACCGGTTGCTCGATCCCCAGGACACGTCGAACCTGCTGACGGTGCAGTTCTACGACCGGCGCAGCGACCTGAACCCGTGCGTGCCGGGCGCGCTCAATTTCGCGTCGAAGGTGATCCGCGAGATCGCGGCGATGCATGCGGACGCGCAGGCGCCGCTGCACATCTGGCACTACGGCGGCGACGAGGCGAAGAACATCCTGCTCGGCGCGGGCTTCCAGCCGCTGAACGGCACCGACCCGAACAAGGGCCGCATCGATCTCGCCGCGCAGGACAAGCCGTGGGCGCGTTCGCCCGCGTGCACGGTGCTGCTCCAGCGCGGCGAGATCAAGTCGATCGACGAGCTGCCGACGCGTTTCGCGAAACAGGTGAGCGCGGCGGTCAACGCGAACGGGATCGACACGATGGCCGCATGGCAGGACGGCATCAAGCATGCGAACGGGCCGCAGGACTTCAGCACGCGCCACGTGATGGTGTCGCTGTGGGACACGATCTTCTGGGGCGCATCGGACAGCGCGCGCGACCTGAGCGGCAAGGGCTACCTGACGGTGCTGGCGCTGCCGGACTACCTGTACTTCGACTTCCCGTACACGCTCAACCCGCGCGAGCGCGGCTACTACTGGGGCTCGCACGCGACGGACGAGTACAAGGTGTTCTCGCTCGCGCCGGAGAACCTGCCGCAGAACGCCGAGGTGATGGGCGACCGTGACGGCAACGCGTTCGAGGTAACGGGCACGGGCCCCGCGCCGCGCGTCGAAGGCATGCAGGGGCAGGCGTGGGGCGAGGTGATGCGCAACGACACCTTCCTCGAATACATGGCCTATCCGCGGCTGCTCGCGCTCGCCGAGCGCGCGTGGCATCGGGCCGACTGGGAGCTGCCGTACGCCGCCGGCGTACGCTACAAGCGCGGCGATACGCATCATGTCGACACGGCCGCGCTGCAGCGCGACTGGGCCGGGTTCGCGACACTGCTCACGCAACGCGAATTGCCGAAGCTCGACCGCGCGGGGATCGGCTACCGGAAGCCGACCTTCACGCTGACGAACCCGTGA
- the nagE gene encoding N-acetylglucosamine-specific PTS transporter subunit IIBC, protein MNGNPFLKIQGLGRALMLPIAVLPVAGILLRLGQPDVFNIKMIADAGGAIFDNLPLLFAIGVAVGFAKDNNGVAALAGAIGYLIETAIMKDIDPKLNMGVLSGIIAGVVAGLLYNRYKDIKLPDYLAFFGGKRFVPIITGLACVILGIVFGYVWQPVQHAIDAAGQWLTTAGAIGAFVFGFLNRLLLVTGLHHIINSLAWFVFGNFTPPAGGDIVHGDLHRFFAGDPTAGTFMAGFFPIMMFGLPAACLAMLHEAPKERRAMVGGLLFSMALTSFLTGVTEPIEFSFMFLAPVLYVIHAVLTGLSLAICQILGVKLGFTFSAGAIDYVLNYGLSTKGWIAIPLGIAYGAAYYGLFRFFIRKFNMATPGREPASADAAAESYASGGFVAPAAGAAAAAPRAQRYIAALGGAGNLSVVDACTTRLRLTVVDPEKVSEPELKSIGARGVLKRGGNSVQVIIGPEADLIADEMRTAIGSGATGAASTATAAAAQPVTGAAAGPLDPEPARWLAVFGGATNVASLDAIATTRLRVVVRDPSAVDRDRLGALDVAWVSLDTFHIVCGNAAARYAEQLGARLPPASGGAAAQPA, encoded by the coding sequence ATGAACGGGAATCCGTTTCTGAAAATACAGGGCCTGGGCCGGGCACTGATGCTGCCGATCGCGGTATTGCCGGTCGCCGGCATCCTGCTGCGACTCGGCCAGCCGGACGTGTTCAACATCAAGATGATCGCCGACGCCGGCGGCGCGATCTTCGACAACCTGCCGCTGCTGTTCGCGATCGGCGTGGCGGTCGGCTTCGCGAAGGACAACAACGGCGTTGCTGCGCTTGCGGGCGCGATCGGCTACCTGATCGAAACCGCGATCATGAAGGACATCGACCCCAAGCTGAACATGGGCGTGCTGTCCGGGATCATCGCGGGTGTGGTCGCGGGCTTGCTGTACAACCGCTACAAGGACATCAAGCTGCCGGACTACCTCGCGTTCTTCGGCGGGAAACGGTTCGTGCCGATCATCACGGGGCTGGCCTGCGTGATACTCGGCATCGTGTTCGGGTACGTATGGCAGCCGGTCCAGCATGCGATCGACGCGGCCGGCCAGTGGCTGACGACGGCGGGCGCGATCGGTGCGTTCGTGTTCGGCTTCCTGAACCGCCTGCTGCTCGTCACGGGCCTGCACCACATCATCAACTCGCTCGCGTGGTTCGTGTTCGGCAACTTCACGCCGCCCGCCGGCGGCGACATCGTGCACGGCGACCTGCACCGCTTCTTCGCGGGCGACCCGACCGCGGGCACCTTCATGGCCGGCTTCTTCCCGATCATGATGTTCGGCCTGCCGGCTGCGTGTCTTGCGATGCTGCACGAAGCGCCGAAGGAGCGCCGCGCGATGGTCGGCGGCCTGCTGTTCTCGATGGCGCTGACGTCGTTCCTGACCGGCGTGACCGAGCCGATCGAATTCAGCTTCATGTTCCTCGCGCCGGTGCTGTACGTGATCCACGCGGTGCTGACGGGGCTGTCGCTTGCGATCTGCCAGATCCTCGGCGTGAAGCTCGGCTTCACGTTCTCGGCCGGCGCGATCGACTACGTGCTGAACTACGGGCTGTCGACGAAGGGCTGGATCGCGATTCCGCTCGGCATCGCATACGGCGCCGCGTACTACGGGCTGTTCCGCTTCTTCATCCGCAAGTTCAACATGGCGACCCCGGGCCGGGAGCCGGCATCGGCCGATGCGGCGGCAGAATCGTACGCATCGGGAGGCTTCGTCGCGCCTGCTGCGGGCGCCGCTGCGGCTGCGCCGCGTGCGCAGCGCTACATCGCCGCGCTCGGCGGTGCGGGCAACCTGTCGGTCGTCGACGCGTGCACGACGCGCCTGCGCCTGACCGTCGTCGACCCGGAGAAGGTATCGGAGCCGGAACTGAAGTCGATCGGCGCGCGTGGCGTGCTCAAGCGTGGCGGCAACAGCGTGCAGGTGATCATCGGGCCCGAGGCCGACCTCATTGCCGACGAGATGCGTACCGCGATCGGCAGCGGCGCGACCGGCGCGGCATCGACGGCGACGGCCGCCGCGGCGCAGCCCGTCACCGGCGCGGCCGCCGGCCCGCTCGATCCGGAGCCGGCCCGCTGGCTCGCGGTGTTCGGCGGGGCGACCAACGTCGCGTCGCTCGACGCGATCGCGACCACGCGCCTGCGCGTCGTCGTGCGCGATCCGTCGGCCGTCGATCGCGACCGTCTCGGCGCGCTCGACGTCGCATGGGTGTCGCTCGACACGTTCCACATCGTCTGCGGGAACGCGGCGGCACGCTATGCCGAACAGCTCGGCGCACGCCTGCCGCCGGCGAGCGGCGGGGCGGCTGCGCAACCGGCGTGA
- the cydX gene encoding cytochrome bd-I oxidase subunit CydX translates to MWYFSWILGIGVALSFGIVNAMWLEARQKTQEAPARVRHD, encoded by the coding sequence ATGTGGTATTTCAGCTGGATTCTCGGTATCGGCGTCGCGCTGTCGTTCGGCATCGTCAATGCGATGTGGCTCGAAGCGCGGCAGAAGACGCAGGAAGCGCCCGCGCGCGTGCGCCACGACTGA